A stretch of Paenibacillus peoriae DNA encodes these proteins:
- a CDS encoding MetQ/NlpA family ABC transporter substrate-binding protein, which yields MSRKNNMKTNLKLLTLFAVVMLLVAGCGGQKQAAQETQSKEATSQKEVTLKIATLIPPMTDVLDIVKPLLKQDGVNLEIVVLSDNIQPNNALASHEVDANFFQHAPFMQQYNESNKSDLVAIKPIYNAIYGAYSKKYKNVKDLPEGATIAIANDPANTGRSLVMMEQNGLIKLKEGVGYNATQADIIENKKKFVFKEVDLLMLARSLDDVDMAAMYPAYAKPLGLTPKKDALITEKDDTHFAINLVARKDNADSDAIQKLAKRMTGPEVRKFFEDNYKDSVVPAF from the coding sequence ATGAGTCGGAAAAACAACATGAAAACGAACTTGAAATTACTTACACTATTTGCTGTCGTTATGCTACTGGTTGCCGGATGCGGTGGTCAAAAGCAGGCTGCACAAGAAACACAGTCCAAAGAAGCGACTTCCCAAAAAGAAGTGACCCTGAAAATAGCGACGCTCATCCCACCGATGACAGATGTGCTGGATATCGTGAAGCCGCTGCTTAAACAGGACGGAGTCAATCTGGAAATCGTCGTGCTTTCAGACAATATCCAACCGAACAACGCATTGGCAAGCCATGAAGTGGATGCTAACTTCTTTCAGCATGCTCCTTTTATGCAACAATATAATGAAAGCAACAAGTCTGATTTGGTAGCGATAAAACCAATTTACAACGCCATTTATGGTGCGTACTCCAAAAAATACAAGAACGTTAAAGACCTGCCCGAAGGTGCGACTATTGCCATTGCCAATGACCCGGCCAATACAGGACGTTCTTTGGTAATGATGGAGCAAAACGGTTTGATCAAGCTTAAAGAAGGTGTAGGCTATAATGCTACACAGGCTGATATTATTGAGAATAAGAAAAAGTTTGTGTTTAAAGAAGTGGATTTGTTGATGCTGGCGCGCTCACTGGATGATGTGGACATGGCTGCCATGTATCCCGCATATGCCAAGCCGCTCGGTCTGACACCGAAGAAGGACGCGCTGATTACCGAAAAAGACGATACGCACTTTGCCATTAATCTGGTAGCGCGTAAGGATAATGCAGATTCCGATGCCATTCAAAAGCTGGCAAAGCGAATGACCGGACCGGAAGTGCGTAAATTTTTTGAGGACAATTACAAGGATAGCGTTGTTCCAGCATTTTAA
- a CDS encoding DUF4132 domain-containing protein, which translates to MHRENNEQEYFTTLKERAAQLEGQQQELAQYVVELSKLHYIQENEEPFNECQRILKERATESGEPLFKPLTEVLRALIGQTAGDVFAHLTEHVTEYPYSTGYARKPFRTSDITAHTSRVYKRMVQLIRMDCIGFSIMDYLTKKDYESGRDYRIQETIGDWIAYELDNGNSQVLEALKAIIYGDNQAALLTRNMIKGMLLSHQEENYRMIGELLAAAKLQEGLRQSIVEQMDEGTPEALIYLLKLIIDQGFIRYSSVVRALAVWTGMGLESANQRVVRQLIEQAYEALTRSELRQEWLTSSNANEVYMSLWATAVHEERDLYGQVRKLMEQGATYQKIVALYVLSNSDNKDVRLGIAREYLDETDPELQYWILTNYTSNYFYEWIEGGTVADRIVKVVRTPLLESKEERRKDFERLHNLFVHIKKGESTEPSKVLDFVNLYHRSDAPIQKMLYLAGYDMDASWIGEIIALKEQISPNLRGELLNHFVQNPEDTVQRDFIFSSLSDKSMSIREFAVAKARKLTLSEPEMQQMEALLKLKTGSLRQSVIGVLLSQSEEPLAGSLERLLRAKAELQRLGGLEVLTKIYADPDRAEQYENLRALADIIQQPTAKEEQLLSKLGQEDAYTGANGFGLYDPNVKEAWLEEKVDLDDFRLADVFVSPLEKLKQFLTGLDELVHHHRDVEYTAEYYSGYKDTSLIGTNLRPLRLVQVDEEVDSRLSLYPLYEEWDRYLQESGIEARELLELVFYDRLEPMDRTLDRYYRYFSFKMDYSELSKHMLLEGWRKDFAEQMYPVDRINEVQRWMAELTYSDQVSTLVNAYFMDTSGDQTFDVIDLALNSLMQCVPKDRPAEDLGMLHLLSGPWVALEKGQVHDNESFKRFFHTFVNYAELPGAENRFYSPLDLEDYFKAYEKGLIGVGEVYRELLAGSESRRHMSTLTNVRNTWISSNPEFLEIRRTVIDRLLEVELVRGDLPTEATPKVMGLNRIEGMDYFIRILEGLDKETFVRGYVYGYGDRITKKESFSHLLKACYPNDGEDATLLKEKLKDTKITDKRLLEAAMYAPQWIEIVAGYLGWEGLRSAAWYFHAHINEGFSAEKETIVAHYSPIAPQDFNDGAFDIHWFHEAYETLGEERFDLLYDCAKYISAGANHRRSQLFADATLGKLKRSEMEKSVEDKRNKDHLLTYSLIPLAQPPEPDVRERYDFIQRFLEQSKKFGAQRKASEALVSRIALGNLARNAGYDDVTRLVWDMEARKLDDLRSYFEPHALDEATTVQLVIDDEGAADIEIVSKGKTLKSIPARFKKDEYITALKELKGDLVDQYRRARKELERSMESGTTFMVKELRGLLGNPVLAPLVRTLVFKAGEHLGYFNGDTLVLTDPSAEQHSIGEEDKLIIAHPLHLFESGRWSDFQKDLFDRQIRQPFKQVFRELYLLNADERANATVSRRYAGHQVQPNKTVSLLKGRQWTVSYEDGLQKVYYAENLIANLYAMADWFSPADTEAPTLETVQFFDRTTYKSVPLDEVPPVLFSEVMRDVDLVVSVAHVGGVDPEASLTTIEMRRVIVQESLRLLKISNVRVDGNYARVDGTLGEYAVHLGSGGVYKQAKGALHIIPVHSQHRGRIFLPFLDEDPRTAEILSKIVLLAEDQKIKDPQILTQLQA; encoded by the coding sequence ATGCATCGAGAGAACAATGAGCAAGAATATTTCACCACACTGAAGGAGCGCGCGGCGCAACTGGAGGGACAACAACAGGAGTTGGCTCAGTATGTTGTGGAACTGAGTAAGCTTCATTACATACAGGAGAACGAGGAGCCATTTAACGAATGTCAGCGAATATTAAAAGAACGGGCGACAGAAAGCGGAGAACCGCTGTTTAAGCCACTAACAGAGGTATTACGTGCTCTAATTGGACAAACAGCGGGCGATGTATTCGCACATCTAACAGAGCATGTGACTGAATATCCATACAGCACCGGGTATGCGCGAAAACCGTTCCGCACTTCAGATATTACGGCCCATACTTCCCGAGTTTATAAAAGAATGGTGCAGTTGATCCGAATGGACTGTATCGGATTCTCTATAATGGATTATTTAACGAAAAAAGATTATGAATCAGGTAGGGATTACCGGATTCAGGAAACGATTGGTGATTGGATTGCTTACGAGCTAGACAACGGCAATTCACAGGTGCTTGAGGCGCTAAAAGCTATTATTTATGGGGATAATCAGGCGGCGTTACTTACACGCAATATGATTAAAGGCATGCTCCTGAGTCATCAGGAGGAGAATTATCGCATGATCGGAGAGCTCCTGGCAGCTGCCAAACTCCAAGAGGGATTGCGCCAAAGTATTGTGGAACAAATGGATGAAGGAACCCCGGAGGCTCTAATATATCTGTTAAAGTTGATCATCGACCAAGGCTTCATTCGTTACAGCTCGGTAGTGCGGGCGCTTGCAGTATGGACGGGAATGGGCTTGGAATCCGCCAATCAACGGGTCGTTCGCCAACTGATCGAGCAGGCATATGAAGCATTGACTCGTAGTGAACTGCGCCAGGAATGGCTGACCAGCTCAAATGCTAATGAAGTGTATATGAGTTTGTGGGCTACCGCAGTACATGAGGAACGTGATCTGTATGGACAGGTTCGGAAACTCATGGAGCAGGGAGCAACTTACCAGAAGATCGTAGCACTGTATGTACTGTCTAACAGTGACAACAAGGATGTGCGCCTCGGAATTGCGAGAGAATATCTGGATGAAACAGATCCGGAGCTTCAATATTGGATTCTGACGAACTATACAAGTAATTATTTTTATGAATGGATAGAAGGCGGGACCGTCGCGGATCGGATCGTTAAAGTGGTGCGCACTCCTTTGCTGGAGAGCAAAGAGGAGCGGCGTAAGGATTTTGAACGACTTCATAACCTGTTTGTACATATAAAAAAGGGTGAGTCCACCGAGCCCTCCAAGGTGCTAGATTTTGTAAATCTGTATCACCGCTCAGATGCACCTATTCAAAAAATGCTATATCTCGCTGGCTATGATATGGACGCTTCTTGGATTGGGGAAATCATAGCCTTAAAGGAACAGATTAGCCCTAATCTGCGTGGCGAACTGTTGAACCATTTTGTGCAAAATCCTGAGGATACGGTACAGCGTGATTTTATTTTTTCCAGTTTGTCGGACAAAAGTATGAGTATCCGTGAGTTCGCTGTGGCCAAGGCGCGTAAGCTGACGCTGTCGGAACCAGAAATGCAACAAATGGAAGCCTTACTAAAGCTCAAGACGGGCTCATTGCGACAAAGTGTCATTGGTGTGTTGCTCTCACAATCGGAAGAGCCGCTCGCTGGCTCATTGGAACGCTTGCTGCGTGCTAAGGCGGAGCTGCAACGATTGGGTGGACTGGAGGTATTGACGAAGATATATGCAGACCCGGATCGTGCCGAACAGTATGAAAACCTGCGGGCTTTGGCGGATATCATACAGCAACCTACCGCCAAAGAGGAGCAACTGCTGTCCAAACTGGGACAGGAGGATGCTTATACAGGGGCTAACGGTTTTGGCCTGTACGATCCGAATGTCAAGGAAGCTTGGTTGGAAGAGAAAGTGGATCTGGATGATTTTAGATTGGCCGATGTTTTTGTTAGTCCATTGGAGAAGCTCAAGCAGTTTTTGACTGGACTGGATGAGCTTGTTCATCATCATCGTGATGTGGAATATACAGCGGAATATTATTCAGGCTACAAAGATACATCGCTTATTGGGACGAACCTTCGCCCTCTACGGCTGGTTCAGGTCGATGAAGAAGTAGATTCCAGGCTGTCTTTATATCCTCTTTATGAGGAGTGGGACCGTTATTTGCAGGAAAGCGGCATAGAAGCACGTGAACTGCTGGAGCTTGTTTTTTATGACCGATTGGAGCCTATGGACCGAACGCTGGATCGCTACTATCGATACTTTTCTTTTAAAATGGACTATTCAGAGCTAAGCAAGCACATGCTGCTGGAAGGATGGCGTAAAGACTTCGCTGAGCAAATGTATCCTGTGGATCGGATTAACGAGGTTCAAAGATGGATGGCAGAGCTGACCTACTCCGATCAGGTAAGCACATTAGTTAATGCTTATTTTATGGACACATCCGGTGACCAAACATTTGACGTAATTGACCTTGCTTTAAATTCACTAATGCAGTGCGTGCCTAAGGACAGACCAGCAGAGGATTTGGGAATGCTCCATCTATTGTCCGGCCCGTGGGTGGCGCTGGAGAAGGGGCAGGTTCATGATAATGAGTCCTTTAAGCGCTTTTTCCATACTTTTGTGAACTACGCAGAACTGCCAGGAGCGGAAAATCGTTTTTATTCTCCGCTGGATCTGGAGGATTATTTCAAAGCCTATGAAAAAGGGTTGATCGGTGTAGGGGAAGTATATCGGGAACTGCTGGCCGGTAGTGAAAGCAGAAGACATATGAGTACCTTAACCAATGTCCGCAATACATGGATTTCTAGCAACCCAGAATTTTTGGAGATACGCCGTACGGTTATTGATCGACTGTTAGAGGTTGAATTGGTTCGAGGCGATTTGCCTACCGAGGCTACGCCAAAGGTTATGGGCTTGAACCGGATTGAAGGCATGGATTATTTTATCCGTATTCTGGAGGGTCTCGACAAGGAAACATTCGTGCGTGGTTATGTGTACGGTTACGGTGATCGTATTACCAAAAAGGAATCGTTCAGTCACTTGCTCAAGGCATGTTATCCGAATGATGGCGAGGATGCCACGTTGCTCAAGGAAAAGTTAAAGGACACTAAAATTACAGATAAACGTCTGCTGGAGGCGGCAATGTATGCCCCGCAGTGGATTGAGATTGTAGCGGGTTATCTCGGATGGGAAGGACTTCGCAGTGCGGCATGGTATTTCCATGCGCATATCAATGAAGGTTTTTCGGCCGAGAAGGAAACGATTGTAGCTCATTACTCGCCGATTGCTCCGCAAGATTTTAATGATGGTGCCTTCGATATTCACTGGTTTCATGAGGCTTATGAGACGTTGGGCGAGGAACGTTTTGATCTGCTGTACGATTGTGCCAAGTATATTTCGGCTGGAGCCAATCATCGTCGATCCCAGTTGTTTGCGGATGCGACGCTGGGTAAGCTCAAACGGAGTGAAATGGAAAAATCAGTGGAAGACAAGCGAAACAAAGACCATTTGCTGACCTACAGTTTGATTCCACTTGCTCAGCCACCTGAACCAGATGTACGCGAACGTTATGATTTTATCCAAAGGTTTCTGGAACAAAGCAAAAAATTTGGGGCACAGCGTAAGGCCAGTGAGGCACTGGTTTCGCGGATTGCGCTCGGGAATTTGGCGCGTAACGCAGGTTATGATGACGTAACCCGTCTCGTCTGGGACATGGAGGCTCGCAAGCTGGATGATCTCCGGTCTTATTTTGAGCCACATGCTTTGGACGAGGCTACAACGGTGCAGCTCGTCATTGATGATGAAGGAGCGGCAGATATTGAAATTGTAAGCAAAGGCAAGACGCTGAAATCCATTCCGGCTCGTTTCAAGAAGGATGAGTATATCACGGCATTGAAGGAGCTTAAAGGAGATCTGGTGGATCAGTATCGCAGAGCTCGGAAGGAATTGGAGCGCTCTATGGAGTCTGGCACGACCTTTATGGTGAAGGAATTGAGAGGATTGCTGGGTAATCCTGTGCTTGCTCCGTTGGTGCGGACACTGGTTTTCAAGGCTGGCGAGCACCTCGGATATTTTAATGGGGATACGTTGGTGTTGACTGATCCTTCTGCTGAACAGCATTCTATAGGAGAAGAGGATAAGCTGATTATCGCTCACCCCCTTCACTTGTTCGAAAGTGGTCGTTGGAGCGACTTTCAGAAGGACTTATTCGACCGTCAGATACGCCAGCCATTTAAGCAGGTGTTCCGTGAGCTGTACCTGCTGAATGCTGATGAACGTGCCAACGCGACCGTTTCCCGTCGATATGCGGGACACCAGGTACAGCCGAATAAGACGGTATCCCTATTGAAAGGTCGCCAATGGACGGTCAGCTATGAGGATGGACTCCAGAAGGTGTACTATGCTGAGAATCTGATTGCCAACCTGTATGCCATGGCGGACTGGTTCTCACCAGCAGATACCGAGGCTCCTACGCTGGAGACCGTGCAGTTCTTTGATCGGACAACGTATAAGAGCGTACCGTTGGACGAAGTTCCTCCTGTTCTGTTCTCCGAAGTTATGCGGGACGTGGATCTGGTCGTCAGTGTTGCCCATGTAGGCGGCGTTGATCCAGAGGCCAGTCTGACGACGATTGAAATGCGTAGGGTCATTGTGCAGGAATCACTTCGCCTGCTGAAAATTAGCAATGTACGCGTGGATGGGAATTATGCACGTGTAGATGGGACTCTTGGCGAATATGCTGTGCATTTGGGAAGCGGGGGTGTCTATAAGCAAGCGAAGGGAGCGCTGCATATTATTCCGGTGCATTCGCAGCATCGTGGACGCATCTTCCTGCCGTTTCTGGACGAAGACCCAAGAACAGCCGAGATTTTATCCAAAATTGTGTTGTTGGCCGAGGATCAGAAGATCAAGGACCCGCAAATTCTTACACAGCTTCAAGCGTAG
- a CDS encoding methionine ABC transporter ATP-binding protein — MITLHQVNKHYTTSSGQFHAVQSVSLQVEEGEIHGIIGASGAGKSTLLRLMNVLERPDEGNVVVNGEDLTRMPEKRLREARRSIGMIFQHYHLVHNRTVSGNVAMPLELSGVAKKERAERVRECLQFVGLADKAEQYPAQLSGGQKQRVAIARALANLPAVLLCDEPTSALDPQTTADILGVLREINRELGVTIVIVTHDMDVVRNICTHVSEMRDGQLLSTQRVADAAVGSTAKAGEADE; from the coding sequence ATGATTACGCTGCATCAGGTAAACAAGCATTATACCACCTCAAGCGGCCAATTTCATGCGGTTCAATCCGTGTCCCTTCAAGTGGAGGAGGGGGAAATCCACGGTATTATAGGTGCCAGCGGTGCCGGTAAGTCTACCTTGCTCCGGTTGATGAATGTATTGGAAAGGCCGGATGAGGGAAACGTGGTTGTGAACGGGGAAGATCTGACTCGCATGCCGGAAAAACGTCTCCGTGAAGCGCGGCGATCCATAGGGATGATTTTTCAGCATTATCATCTTGTTCACAATCGGACGGTCAGTGGAAATGTAGCAATGCCGTTGGAGCTGTCAGGTGTCGCGAAAAAAGAGAGAGCAGAACGTGTGCGCGAATGCTTGCAATTCGTCGGTTTAGCTGATAAAGCAGAACAGTATCCGGCACAATTGAGCGGAGGCCAAAAGCAACGTGTAGCGATAGCCAGAGCGCTGGCGAATCTACCTGCGGTGCTGCTGTGTGATGAGCCGACCTCGGCCCTTGATCCGCAGACGACCGCGGATATTCTGGGCGTGTTACGGGAGATCAACCGTGAACTGGGAGTTACCATTGTAATTGTAACGCACGATATGGACGTGGTACGCAACATTTGTACCCATGTATCAGAAATGCGGGATGGACAGCTGCTTTCCACGCAACGTGTAGCTGACGCTGCGGTAGGTTCAACAGCGAAAGCAGGTGAAGCTGATGAATGA
- a CDS encoding energy-coupling factor transporter transmembrane component T family protein, which translates to MNLSFPHHKTWLHRVNPGLKLVMFSILFVVVIVIHDPNVMFNVACAMLLLLVWSGHPWKRLLLYGSPFILVFISTSTGMMMFGKGVTTWWTWGLIHVTQESFYRGMHLGFRALSMAAVGLLFGLTTRPVDLFYSLMQQWKLPPKYAYSFLAAMRLMPMMVEEFQALRQAHRIRGLHQHVSKWNMYATLRRYAIPLLAQSIRRAQRIAIAMEAKGFTNETKRTYYYPIGYSAIDIVFIFYFVVMLTLAWGLGICFPYVGVWDVR; encoded by the coding sequence ATGAACCTGTCCTTTCCCCATCATAAAACATGGCTGCATCGCGTGAATCCGGGCCTAAAGCTCGTGATGTTTTCCATCCTGTTTGTGGTCGTTATAGTCATTCATGATCCGAATGTCATGTTTAATGTTGCGTGTGCTATGCTGTTGCTGCTTGTCTGGTCAGGCCATCCATGGAAGAGGCTGCTGCTATACGGGTCTCCCTTTATATTGGTGTTTATTTCAACTTCAACGGGCATGATGATGTTCGGCAAAGGGGTGACGACCTGGTGGACATGGGGCTTGATCCATGTGACGCAGGAAAGCTTTTACCGAGGCATGCATCTGGGCTTTCGTGCGCTGAGTATGGCTGCGGTAGGTTTGTTGTTTGGTTTAACGACTCGTCCAGTGGACCTTTTTTATTCACTGATGCAGCAATGGAAGCTCCCTCCGAAGTATGCATACAGCTTTTTGGCAGCCATGCGGTTGATGCCTATGATGGTGGAGGAATTCCAGGCATTGAGACAAGCCCACCGTATTCGAGGTTTACATCAGCATGTGTCCAAATGGAATATGTATGCCACGCTTCGCAGGTATGCGATTCCGCTACTCGCTCAAAGTATTCGGCGTGCCCAGCGCATTGCTATTGCTATGGAAGCCAAGGGTTTTACCAATGAAACCAAGCGAACGTATTATTATCCGATCGGCTATTCGGCTATAGATATTGTATTCATATTCTATTTTGTCGTCATGCTTACGCTGGCTTGGGGACTTGGGATTTGCTTTCCTTATGTAGGGGTGTGGGATGTACGTTAA
- a CDS encoding GNAT family N-acetyltransferase — protein sequence MFKSIFLKEYSTEYQSQVVDLILHIQKDEYNIVITKEDQPDLLDIENFYQRGNGNFWVALREGTVIGTIALLDIGNRKTALRKMFVKQNYRGKTFNVSNQLLHHSIGWAKERSIEEIYLGTTPQFVAAHRFYEKNGFVSVDPGELPISFPVMKVDKKFYRYIIQ from the coding sequence ATGTTTAAAAGTATCTTTCTAAAAGAGTACTCAACCGAGTATCAATCACAAGTTGTCGATTTAATTTTACATATTCAAAAAGATGAATATAATATCGTCATAACCAAAGAAGATCAGCCAGATTTGCTTGATATTGAAAACTTTTATCAGCGTGGCAACGGCAACTTCTGGGTGGCTCTTCGTGAAGGAACCGTAATAGGGACTATAGCTTTGTTAGATATTGGGAACCGTAAGACAGCACTTAGAAAGATGTTTGTAAAACAAAACTATAGAGGTAAAACATTCAATGTTTCGAATCAATTATTGCATCATTCCATAGGATGGGCTAAGGAAAGGTCTATTGAAGAAATCTATCTTGGAACAACACCACAATTCGTAGCAGCTCATCGATTTTATGAGAAGAATGGATTTGTTAGTGTAGATCCAGGAGAATTGCCGATTAGTTTTCCAGTCATGAAAGTGGATAAAAAGTTTTACAGATACATTATTCAATAA
- a CDS encoding methionine ABC transporter permease, whose product MNEMLSIIAQYQSEIWKAIGETFIMVGISIAAAVLLGLPAGTILYLCGKGQKYENRLLFTLLNSVVNVIRSFPFLLLVVFMIPFTRLVVGTALGTMAATVPLSVVAIAYYSRLVEQSLLEVPKGVIEAATSMGASTLQLIFKFLYVEARSGLVLGLTTSTISFISYSTVMGIVGGGGVGDFAIRYGYQRFETGLMAFTIVVMIIFVQTIQFTGSTISRRIDKR is encoded by the coding sequence ATGAATGAAATGCTGAGCATCATTGCGCAATATCAGTCTGAGATATGGAAAGCCATCGGAGAGACGTTTATCATGGTAGGGATTTCCATCGCAGCAGCTGTACTGTTAGGGCTTCCGGCAGGAACGATTTTGTATTTGTGCGGCAAAGGTCAAAAATATGAAAATCGACTGCTGTTCACCCTATTGAACAGTGTGGTCAATGTCATCCGCTCGTTCCCGTTTTTGCTGCTCGTCGTGTTTATGATTCCATTTACACGTCTGGTCGTAGGGACGGCGCTGGGTACGATGGCTGCTACGGTTCCCTTGTCAGTGGTGGCCATCGCCTATTATTCGAGGCTGGTGGAGCAATCATTGCTTGAGGTGCCGAAGGGTGTAATTGAAGCCGCTACTTCTATGGGGGCATCCACTCTTCAGCTTATCTTCAAATTTCTGTACGTGGAAGCTCGTTCTGGGCTTGTACTGGGTTTGACCACGTCCACCATTAGCTTCATCTCCTACTCCACGGTGATGGGCATTGTGGGTGGCGGCGGGGTAGGCGATTTTGCCATCCGCTACGGTTACCAGCGTTTTGAAACAGGCTTGATGGCGTTCACCATCGTCGTCATGATTATTTTCGTACAAACGATCCAGTTCACCGGAAGCACCATATCCCGCCGGATCGACAAGCGGTAA
- a CDS encoding Gfo/Idh/MocA family protein — translation MSKKIKWGIVGTGWISDQFVADLAHVTNGEGYAVGSRTIESATEFAAKHQISRAYGSYEELAQDPEVDAIYVGTPHPFHKENVLTALRAGKAVLCEKPFTVNSKELEELIGFARERKLFLMEAMWTRFLPPIRQVQEWIHAGHIGEVKLVKAEFGFRVDWNPEGRLLNLELGGGALLDAGIYPVSFASMVFGPEPEHVWSTAHIGETGVDETFSILLDYGQGRTAMLNGAVRLGLTNEAYIHGTKGYIHIPSFLNSTSATLVVDGEEAQHFQDDRSSTGYAFEAEEVGRCLNEGLLESSTISLDESLGIMKLMDQIRSQWGLRYPFE, via the coding sequence ATGAGCAAAAAGATTAAATGGGGAATTGTCGGCACAGGCTGGATCTCAGATCAATTTGTGGCGGATTTGGCGCATGTTACGAATGGAGAAGGGTATGCCGTTGGATCACGTACTATTGAAAGCGCTACCGAATTTGCAGCTAAGCATCAAATATCACGAGCTTACGGGAGCTATGAGGAATTAGCACAAGATCCCGAGGTAGATGCTATTTACGTAGGGACTCCTCATCCTTTTCATAAAGAAAATGTTCTGACGGCTCTTCGGGCGGGCAAAGCGGTCTTGTGTGAGAAACCCTTCACCGTCAATAGTAAAGAATTGGAGGAACTAATCGGCTTTGCACGTGAGCGTAAGCTATTCCTGATGGAAGCAATGTGGACACGTTTTTTGCCTCCGATTCGCCAAGTGCAGGAGTGGATACATGCGGGACACATTGGCGAGGTAAAGCTGGTTAAGGCAGAATTTGGTTTTCGGGTAGATTGGAACCCGGAGGGCCGGCTTTTGAACCTTGAGCTGGGCGGAGGTGCTCTGTTAGATGCAGGAATTTATCCGGTTTCTTTTGCTTCAATGGTCTTCGGTCCTGAACCTGAGCATGTATGGAGCACTGCTCATATCGGGGAGACAGGCGTTGACGAGACATTTTCGATCTTGCTGGATTATGGGCAAGGACGCACGGCTATGCTTAACGGGGCAGTCCGTCTCGGATTGACGAATGAGGCATACATCCATGGAACCAAGGGCTATATTCACATTCCGTCATTCCTAAACAGCACATCGGCTACTTTAGTTGTGGACGGTGAAGAGGCACAACACTTTCAGGATGACCGATCCTCTACAGGCTATGCCTTTGAAGCAGAAGAAGTCGGGCGTTGCTTGAACGAAGGTTTGCTCGAAAGTTCTACTATTTCTTTAGATGAATCATTAGGAATTATGAAACTGATGGATCAGATTCGTTCACAGTGGGGACTTCGGTATCCGTTTGAATAA